The proteins below come from a single Rhodococcus sp. WMMA185 genomic window:
- a CDS encoding metallopeptidase family protein, with amino-acid sequence MPVTMTPARFEELVSDALDLIPPALAAAIDNVVVLVDDRNEEDPHLLGLYHGIALTERDSHYGGSLPDTITVYRGALLDICSSEEEVVHEVAVTVIHEVAHYFGIEEDRLHELGWG; translated from the coding sequence GTGCCGGTCACCATGACGCCAGCCCGATTCGAGGAATTGGTTTCCGACGCGCTCGACCTGATTCCGCCCGCACTCGCAGCCGCGATCGACAATGTCGTCGTTCTCGTCGACGACCGCAATGAAGAAGACCCCCACCTACTCGGTCTCTATCACGGGATAGCACTGACCGAGAGGGACAGTCACTACGGCGGATCGCTACCCGATACGATCACCGTCTACCGCGGCGCCCTTCTCGATATCTGCAGCTCGGAGGAGGAGGTCGTGCACGAGGTGGCGGTGACCGTGATTCACGAGGTTGCACACTACTTCGGGATAGAAGAAGATCGCTTGCACGAGCTCGGCTGGGGATGA
- a CDS encoding PE domain-containing protein, translating into MPALQVAPEALIAAAAELDALAIRLEASVALNSAAIRVLPSGSDEVSRYAAQYFNTVSGSFSPAVAQAIREMHETANTLRAQAAVYSSEDLALGAALESTM; encoded by the coding sequence ATGCCAGCCCTGCAGGTCGCACCAGAAGCTCTGATCGCCGCCGCCGCGGAACTCGACGCGCTGGCCATACGCCTCGAAGCATCGGTTGCTCTCAACTCCGCGGCCATCCGTGTGCTCCCCTCCGGGAGCGACGAAGTATCCCGATACGCGGCCCAATACTTCAACACCGTCTCCGGATCGTTCAGTCCCGCTGTGGCACAGGCTATTCGCGAGATGCACGAGACCGCGAACACACTCCGCGCACAGGCCGCGGTGTACTCCTCGGAAGACCTCGCGCTCGGGGCAGCTCTCGAGTCGACCATGTGA
- a CDS encoding PPE domain-containing protein: MTMGLTGVIWLPRGATANSTALSAGAGPVPLSVASSAWTALSASFADANLTLVRVMAELSAGWQGTSAAAALAKIAPFTAWTTECAELAADTAAKAGIEAGAYSTAALAMPSIPEITAVKAAKATAYSTGGALNGTAAAAEAADRALDIRAAIVMEGYEAATNILAVKRTFREPPRIVTKADSQETASFEEISEDGEFDPTRAAIAAVMSAGQNPAVTTAAAQVSSIAGTTATSAASNIAGAAMTAITGGGAAPAIGGAPMPGGAAASTSAASARTAIGATAGGATLPEGWGKTDGPGQGPRPGTPTGGAIGEVRADANSTSTGRGATSNGPMMAGRGAATNSPDDDERDTPDYLRNFEHFSDGRTVIPSVIGANPDQQETGR, encoded by the coding sequence ATGACCATGGGACTGACCGGTGTCATCTGGCTGCCACGCGGAGCAACCGCCAACTCGACCGCTCTCTCCGCCGGCGCGGGACCTGTGCCACTCAGTGTGGCGTCCTCAGCCTGGACTGCGCTGTCGGCGAGCTTCGCGGACGCCAACCTCACGCTCGTCCGGGTCATGGCCGAGCTTTCCGCGGGCTGGCAGGGTACGTCCGCAGCGGCCGCTCTAGCCAAGATCGCACCGTTCACCGCGTGGACTACCGAATGCGCCGAACTCGCCGCTGACACCGCTGCCAAGGCCGGCATCGAGGCCGGCGCCTACTCGACCGCGGCGCTCGCCATGCCCAGCATCCCCGAGATCACGGCCGTCAAGGCCGCGAAGGCCACGGCGTACTCGACGGGAGGCGCCCTCAACGGCACCGCTGCCGCTGCCGAAGCCGCGGATCGTGCATTGGACATCCGCGCTGCGATCGTGATGGAAGGCTACGAGGCGGCGACCAACATACTCGCGGTCAAGCGCACCTTCAGAGAGCCTCCCCGCATCGTCACCAAGGCCGACTCCCAAGAGACCGCGAGCTTCGAGGAAATCTCCGAGGACGGCGAATTCGATCCGACCCGCGCCGCGATTGCCGCGGTGATGTCCGCCGGGCAGAACCCCGCTGTCACCACGGCCGCTGCCCAAGTCAGCAGCATCGCGGGAACGACCGCTACCTCCGCTGCGTCCAATATCGCCGGTGCGGCGATGACGGCTATCACCGGCGGAGGTGCAGCCCCCGCGATCGGTGGCGCACCGATGCCGGGCGGCGCGGCGGCGAGCACCAGCGCCGCGTCGGCACGCACCGCGATCGGTGCGACTGCCGGTGGGGCGACACTGCCGGAAGGCTGGGGCAAGACCGATGGACCCGGACAGGGTCCCCGACCAGGCACCCCGACCGGCGGCGCAATCGGCGAGGTTCGAGCCGACGCGAACTCGACCTCGACGGGGCGCGGAGCCACGAGCAACGGACCCATGATGGCCGGACGTGGGGCTGCAACCAACTCTCCGGACGACGACGAGCGGGACACCCCCGACTATCTCAGGAATTTCGAGCACTTCTCCGACGGCCGCACCGTCATCCCCTCGGTGATCGGTGCGAATCCCGACCAGCAGGAGACCGGACGGTGA
- a CDS encoding ESX secretion-associated protein EspG — MIDLGTQPNVPTLAAVHLSLDEMDYLVDALSLDVLPVVLDVAPRYDLLDARDAALRAAADTLAARDLLPGGQVHPELADRLRVLARPYWEIALRWHVDGNISRLCVSQGESVSVLAMRADDTFVIQDAGADIIAPVIGALGTATPMNFGVLNAPTAQLSEAFDQSEDGKALAAALTGLGAGAADAAALGSAIATCTTYAEIVGIVYGNGQYDPVGGPVTVFDTRAGRIVGTSSVSAHGVAWSSLSPGTPQRLRQGLESLADRLR; from the coding sequence GTGATCGACCTCGGTACTCAACCGAATGTGCCGACCCTGGCCGCGGTACACCTGAGCCTCGACGAAATGGACTACCTCGTCGACGCGCTGTCGCTCGACGTACTGCCAGTGGTGCTCGACGTGGCGCCGCGGTACGACCTGCTCGATGCGCGGGACGCGGCCCTGCGTGCCGCGGCCGACACGCTCGCCGCTCGGGATCTACTTCCCGGCGGCCAGGTTCATCCAGAACTCGCCGACAGGCTGCGGGTTCTGGCGCGACCCTACTGGGAGATCGCGCTGCGCTGGCACGTGGACGGCAACATCTCGAGGCTGTGTGTGTCTCAGGGCGAATCCGTCTCGGTACTCGCGATGCGAGCCGACGACACCTTCGTCATTCAGGACGCCGGCGCCGACATCATCGCACCCGTGATCGGCGCCCTCGGGACTGCGACACCCATGAACTTCGGTGTCCTCAACGCGCCGACCGCGCAACTGAGCGAGGCTTTCGATCAGAGCGAGGACGGCAAGGCACTCGCCGCCGCCCTCACCGGACTCGGCGCGGGCGCGGCCGACGCCGCTGCCCTCGGCAGTGCGATAGCGACCTGCACGACCTACGCCGAGATCGTCGGAATCGTCTACGGAAACGGCCAGTACGATCCGGTGGGTGGACCGGTCACCGTCTTCGACACCCGAGCCGGCCGAATCGTGGGCACATCGAGCGTCTCCGCGCACGGTGTCGCGTGGTCTTCACTCAGCCCCGGTACGCCACAGCGGCTGCGGCAAGGTTTGGAGTCGCTGGCGGACCGGTTGCGTTGA
- a CDS encoding lipase maturation factor family protein — protein MEWFVAGDYSLGRILVAEGLAAIYLVAFLVARNQFRPLVGSHGMLPIPNFLRAVGFNRAPSIFHLYYSDRFFAVVCWTGFGLSLVAVLGLTHLMPLALCMLVWFAMWVLYLSIVNVSGLWYSFGWESLLLEAGFLAIFLGNTSVGPPLLVLILLRWLLFRLEFGAGLIKMRGDRCWRNLTCLFYHHETQPMPGPLSWYFHNLPKPLHRVEVLGNHFTQLVVPFGLFAPQPVAAIAAAIMIVTQLWLVASGNFSWLNWLAIVLALSVIPDSVYESVLRIDLAPGSTSAPIPFVVLAACVTALVVVLSYWPIRNMISHGQAMNASFNKWHFVNTYGAFGSVTRERIEVIVEGTSDAHISDDSEWKEYGFKGKPGDVRRRPRQFAPYHLRLDWLFWFAAISPAYAEPWFKAFAERLLRNDRDTLKLLQHNPFPENPPKHVRARLYRYQFTTWRERRETGAWWKREPL, from the coding sequence GTGGAATGGTTCGTAGCGGGAGACTATTCACTCGGCCGGATACTCGTCGCCGAGGGGCTCGCGGCTATATATCTCGTCGCCTTCTTGGTGGCACGCAACCAGTTCAGGCCGCTAGTAGGCAGCCACGGAATGCTGCCGATCCCGAATTTTCTTCGCGCGGTCGGCTTCAACCGGGCTCCGAGTATTTTCCATCTGTACTACTCGGATCGGTTCTTTGCAGTGGTCTGCTGGACCGGATTCGGGCTGTCTCTGGTCGCAGTGCTGGGTCTGACGCATCTCATGCCACTGGCCCTGTGCATGCTCGTGTGGTTCGCGATGTGGGTGCTGTACCTGTCCATCGTCAACGTCTCCGGGCTCTGGTACAGCTTCGGCTGGGAATCTCTGCTGCTCGAGGCAGGATTCCTCGCGATCTTTCTGGGTAACACGTCGGTCGGGCCGCCACTTCTCGTACTGATCTTGCTGAGATGGTTGCTGTTCCGGCTCGAATTCGGGGCCGGGTTGATCAAGATGCGCGGCGACCGATGCTGGCGCAACCTCACATGCCTGTTCTATCACCACGAAACCCAACCAATGCCCGGACCGCTGAGCTGGTACTTTCACAACCTGCCCAAACCCCTACACAGGGTCGAGGTGCTCGGCAATCACTTCACGCAACTCGTCGTGCCGTTCGGGTTGTTCGCGCCGCAGCCGGTGGCTGCCATCGCTGCGGCGATCATGATCGTCACCCAATTGTGGCTGGTAGCGAGCGGGAACTTCTCCTGGTTGAACTGGTTGGCGATCGTTCTCGCCCTGTCTGTCATCCCGGACAGTGTGTATGAATCGGTGCTACGAATCGACCTCGCTCCCGGCAGCACGTCGGCGCCGATTCCCTTCGTCGTGCTGGCGGCCTGCGTGACCGCACTTGTTGTCGTGCTGAGCTACTGGCCGATCCGCAACATGATCTCCCACGGGCAGGCCATGAATGCCTCGTTCAACAAGTGGCACTTCGTCAACACCTACGGTGCCTTCGGCAGTGTCACGCGGGAGCGGATCGAGGTGATCGTCGAGGGCACGTCCGACGCACACATCAGCGACGATTCCGAGTGGAAGGAGTACGGCTTCAAGGGCAAGCCCGGTGACGTCCGCCGACGACCACGACAATTCGCGCCGTATCATCTGCGGCTCGACTGGCTGTTCTGGTTCGCGGCGATCTCGCCAGCCTATGCCGAACCCTGGTTCAAGGCGTTTGCCGAAAGGCTGCTGCGGAACGACCGGGACACTCTGAAGCTGTTGCAGCACAATCCGTTCCCCGAAAATCCCCCGAAGCATGTGCGTGCACGGCTCTACCGATATCAATTCACCACTTGGAGGGAGCGCCGTGAGACCGGGGCGTGGTGGAAGCGGGAACCGCTCTAG
- a CDS encoding histidine phosphatase family protein, whose translation MTGNLILVRHGQTEANIERRLDTRLPGARLTPEGISQAEMLGTDLAASVRTAALVSSQALRARQTARYVEIALGITIDVREGLHEAQAGELENRSDEESHKLWMKTFHLWHNGDRNARVPGGESANDVLERYVPVVESLRQQYLSDPAESGDVVLVSHGAAIRIVAAHLAQVPGAFAAGNHLPNTQSVELAPLADGGWECVRWGTVVPPFDKRVFPEADIPMG comes from the coding sequence GTGACCGGAAACTTGATCCTGGTCAGGCACGGGCAGACCGAGGCCAACATCGAGCGCAGACTCGACACCCGACTGCCCGGCGCCAGGCTGACGCCTGAAGGCATCTCGCAGGCCGAAATGCTGGGCACTGATCTCGCGGCGTCGGTGCGGACCGCCGCGCTCGTCTCTTCGCAGGCATTGCGGGCGAGGCAGACTGCCCGCTATGTGGAGATCGCGCTTGGGATCACCATCGACGTACGGGAGGGACTGCACGAGGCTCAGGCGGGTGAACTCGAGAACCGCAGCGACGAGGAGTCGCACAAGCTCTGGATGAAGACGTTTCATCTGTGGCACAACGGTGACCGAAATGCGCGCGTGCCCGGCGGTGAATCGGCCAACGACGTTCTCGAACGGTACGTCCCGGTGGTGGAGTCCCTGCGGCAGCAATATCTGTCTGACCCGGCGGAATCTGGAGACGTCGTACTTGTCAGTCATGGCGCCGCGATCCGAATCGTCGCTGCTCACTTGGCACAGGTTCCCGGAGCCTTCGCTGCCGGCAACCACCTTCCCAACACGCAATCGGTCGAGTTGGCTCCGCTGGCGGATGGGGGCTGGGAATGCGTGCGCTGGGGAACCGTCGTTCCGCCGTTCGACAAACGAGTGTTTCCGGAAGCCGACATCCCGATGGGGTGA
- the pheA gene encoding prephenate dehydratase, which yields MPKIAYFGPSGTFTEMALAQLEAAGTIDGPAERLPATSPAATLAMVRDGLADAAVVPIESTVEGGVVPTLDALALGERLQIVAETELDVQFTILGGPGIESLDQIRSIRAYPVAAGQVRLWLEEHCPGAELQSASSNAGAAEDVANGLADAAVSTALAGKRLGLRTLADSVADVQGARTRFVLVTVPTRIPERTGGDRSSAVLEPNNVPGSLVGVLSEFATRGIDLIRIESRPIRTDPGTYRFFVDCIGHIDDPLVAEAFRALYRKSKLRFLGSWPAANPSGPPPPSEGDAADWIERLRQGDRAL from the coding sequence GTGCCAAAAATCGCGTATTTCGGACCTTCGGGAACCTTCACGGAGATGGCGCTCGCCCAACTCGAGGCGGCGGGAACCATCGACGGACCTGCGGAGAGGCTTCCGGCTACCAGCCCGGCAGCCACCCTTGCGATGGTGCGGGACGGGCTTGCCGACGCAGCCGTCGTCCCCATCGAGAGCACCGTCGAGGGCGGGGTCGTGCCCACGCTCGATGCCCTCGCGCTCGGTGAGCGATTGCAAATCGTGGCGGAAACGGAGTTGGACGTGCAGTTCACGATCCTGGGAGGACCCGGGATCGAGAGCCTGGATCAGATCCGCAGCATACGGGCGTATCCCGTTGCGGCGGGGCAGGTGCGGTTATGGCTCGAGGAGCACTGTCCCGGCGCCGAGCTCCAGTCGGCGTCGTCCAACGCGGGCGCGGCCGAGGATGTGGCCAACGGTCTCGCCGACGCCGCGGTGTCTACCGCGCTGGCAGGAAAACGGCTGGGTCTGCGCACCCTCGCCGACTCGGTCGCGGACGTGCAGGGCGCGCGCACGAGGTTCGTGCTCGTCACGGTGCCAACACGGATTCCGGAGCGTACCGGGGGCGACCGCAGCTCTGCTGTGCTCGAGCCGAACAACGTACCGGGATCGCTCGTTGGTGTTCTCTCCGAGTTCGCCACCCGGGGAATCGATCTCATCCGGATCGAGTCACGTCCCATCCGCACCGATCCGGGAACCTACCGATTCTTCGTGGACTGCATCGGGCACATAGACGATCCGCTCGTCGCCGAGGCGTTCCGTGCGCTGTATCGCAAGTCGAAGCTGCGGTTCCTGGGGTCGTGGCCTGCAGCCAACCCGAGCGGTCCACCCCCGCCCTCGGAGGGTGACGCGGCGGACTGGATCGAACGACTTCGGCAGGGGGACAGGGCATTGTGA
- a CDS encoding DUF2470 domain-containing protein: MPAARTGPSAAERLRSSCARIENAVLAVEGSAPTSTTVAHMRSEGDIVVAVPNDSVAATLSRLTGAIPALLEYTDNSPLALREPVRSLVWLRGNLHALCEPHARSLADEVASEFPHPGLLDVGHDATLLQLHLETAVIADSSGAESVDIEDLLAARPDPFRETESAWLLHLDEDHRELLDVLSRKLPRDIRRERIRPLGIDRYGLRLRVECALGDRDIRLPFAAPVDDVTALSRALRVLAGCPFLNGLRARS, translated from the coding sequence ATGCCCGCTGCGAGAACCGGACCGTCCGCCGCCGAGCGCTTGCGCAGTTCATGCGCACGGATCGAGAACGCGGTACTCGCGGTCGAAGGCAGCGCCCCCACCAGCACCACGGTGGCCCACATGCGTTCCGAGGGCGACATAGTCGTGGCTGTGCCGAACGACTCTGTGGCAGCGACGCTGTCCCGGCTCACCGGCGCAATCCCCGCCCTACTCGAGTACACCGACAACTCCCCGCTCGCGCTGCGCGAACCCGTACGCTCGCTGGTCTGGTTGCGCGGCAATCTACATGCACTCTGTGAACCCCACGCCCGTTCGCTCGCCGACGAGGTGGCATCCGAATTCCCGCACCCCGGCCTCCTCGATGTCGGGCACGACGCGACGCTGCTGCAACTACATCTCGAAACCGCCGTGATTGCCGACTCCAGTGGCGCCGAGTCCGTCGACATCGAGGACCTGCTCGCCGCCCGGCCCGACCCATTCCGGGAGACGGAATCCGCATGGCTCTTGCATCTCGATGAAGACCACCGCGAGCTTCTCGACGTACTGTCGCGCAAGTTGCCGCGCGACATCCGACGCGAACGCATCCGTCCACTCGGTATCGACCGCTACGGATTGCGACTGCGCGTCGAGTGCGCCCTCGGCGACCGCGATATCCGATTGCCGTTCGCGGCGCCGGTAGACGACGTCACCGCGCTGAGCAGGGCCCTCCGGGTGCTCGCGGGCTGCCCTTTCCTCAACGGGCTCCGCGCGCGCAGTTGA
- a CDS encoding CPBP family intramembrane glutamic endopeptidase — MISRAAIDSWLRPSSPEPATPPPTDRERRGLWIEITIVLLVTFGANALSGVLSLSESLLTPGTLADQAVALNVSRAENSFIDAARQLLGVVQLLAWSALGLYLLWRSGYGPRSVGLGRFRWRPDATQGVGLAALIGLPGLGFYLVARAIGANLTVVPSTIEDHWWRLPALILWAIANSGAEEVLVVAYLITRLRQLGWGENSSLFASAILRGTYHLYQGFGGGLGNVVMGLVFGRYWQKTRRLWPLVIAHATIDSVAFVGYAALRGHVGWIP, encoded by the coding sequence GTGATCTCGCGCGCAGCGATCGACTCCTGGCTCAGGCCCTCGTCACCCGAACCGGCCACGCCACCACCCACCGACCGCGAACGGCGCGGCCTGTGGATAGAGATCACGATCGTCCTGCTCGTCACCTTCGGCGCCAACGCGCTGTCCGGGGTACTGTCCCTGTCCGAATCCTTACTCACGCCGGGCACCCTGGCAGATCAGGCTGTTGCCCTCAATGTCTCCCGTGCGGAGAACTCGTTCATCGATGCGGCCCGGCAGCTGCTCGGCGTCGTCCAACTGCTCGCCTGGTCCGCGTTGGGTCTGTATCTCCTGTGGCGCAGCGGCTACGGGCCGCGCAGCGTCGGGCTGGGCCGTTTCCGCTGGCGCCCCGACGCGACACAGGGTGTCGGACTCGCGGCGCTCATCGGGCTCCCCGGACTCGGCTTCTACCTCGTCGCTCGCGCGATCGGCGCCAACCTCACCGTCGTCCCGAGCACGATCGAGGATCACTGGTGGCGCCTGCCCGCGCTGATCCTCTGGGCGATCGCGAACTCCGGCGCCGAGGAAGTGCTCGTTGTCGCCTATTTGATCACCAGACTCCGGCAACTGGGGTGGGGCGAGAACTCGTCGCTCTTCGCATCGGCGATACTCCGCGGCACCTACCACCTCTACCAGGGCTTCGGCGGCGGGTTGGGCAATGTGGTGATGGGGTTGGTCTTCGGTCGGTACTGGCAGAAGACTCGGCGATTGTGGCCTCTCGTGATCGCCCACGCCACCATCGACTCGGTCGCGTTCGTCGGCTATGCCGCCCTGCGCGGGCACGTCGGTTGGATCCCGTAG
- a CDS encoding LCP family protein yields the protein MIRRTGRGAPPAPQRAWSQAPPSHAPQPQRVRSAPPRGHAPTQVPQPYRDEPASPPGAPGHRPPPPSTTRPRPPEPPRQRRPKRKRRWGRGIGILFLLLILVLAGATYYLDTTLNRIDALAAYPGRIADTPGTNWLLVGSDSREGLTPEQEQELSTGGDTGGGRTDTIMIVHVPSGSGPATMVSIPRDSYVPIPGYGQDKINAAFAFGGPQLLVQTVEEATGLHMDHYAEIGFDGFAGMVDAIGGVQMCLDNPIDDPLAGINLGPGCQELSGTQALGFVRSRATALADIDRMDNQRMFMSALMTKVASPETWLNPFRVWPLITGIAASLSVDERDHIWNLAALAWALRGDMVTTTVPIASFQDVAGSGNVVVWDRDRASQFFGALANDQQLPPELVTTGP from the coding sequence GTGATCCGTCGGACCGGACGGGGTGCGCCGCCCGCCCCGCAGCGGGCGTGGTCACAGGCGCCTCCTTCGCACGCCCCTCAACCCCAGCGGGTACGTTCGGCGCCGCCTCGAGGCCATGCACCCACCCAGGTACCGCAACCGTATCGGGATGAGCCCGCATCGCCGCCGGGCGCGCCCGGCCATCGACCGCCACCCCCATCGACCACGCGACCGCGCCCCCCAGAGCCGCCTCGACAGCGTCGTCCAAAACGGAAGCGGCGCTGGGGCCGAGGCATCGGCATCCTGTTCCTGCTGCTGATCCTGGTGCTCGCGGGCGCGACGTACTACCTCGACACCACCCTGAACCGAATCGACGCGCTGGCCGCCTATCCCGGCCGAATCGCCGATACCCCGGGCACCAACTGGCTGCTGGTCGGTTCCGACAGTCGCGAAGGGCTGACCCCGGAGCAGGAACAGGAGCTCTCGACCGGCGGAGACACCGGGGGCGGCCGCACCGACACCATCATGATCGTGCACGTCCCCAGCGGCAGCGGTCCGGCCACGATGGTGAGCATTCCCCGCGATTCCTATGTGCCGATTCCGGGGTACGGCCAGGACAAGATCAACGCGGCGTTCGCCTTCGGCGGTCCACAGCTTCTGGTGCAGACCGTCGAGGAGGCCACCGGCCTGCACATGGACCACTACGCGGAGATCGGGTTCGACGGGTTCGCCGGCATGGTCGATGCGATCGGTGGCGTCCAGATGTGCCTCGACAACCCCATCGACGACCCCCTCGCCGGAATCAACCTCGGGCCTGGCTGCCAAGAGTTGTCGGGAACGCAGGCTCTAGGGTTCGTCCGCAGTCGCGCCACGGCGCTCGCCGACATCGACCGTATGGACAACCAGCGAATGTTCATGTCGGCGCTGATGACGAAGGTCGCCAGCCCGGAAACCTGGCTCAACCCGTTCCGGGTGTGGCCGCTGATCACCGGCATCGCAGCTTCGTTGAGTGTCGATGAGCGCGACCACATCTGGAACCTTGCGGCTCTGGCCTGGGCGTTGCGCGGCGACATGGTCACCACCACAGTTCCCATCGCCAGTTTCCAGGATGTCGCCGGATCCGGAAACGTGGTGGTGTGGGACCGCGATCGGGCCTCCCAGTTCTTCGGCGCCCTCGCGAACGACCAACAGCTTCCCCCCGAACTGGTCACCACCGGCCCGTGA
- a CDS encoding RICIN domain-containing protein: protein MKLVPVRPPFIVGVAAVVGVALIGNGFNSLAQSPTISTAPQIRLVGIADDLFPGISQAAIDAADEGNRTGDARLAASNQVLNLVGGLVGVPPSEVTEEDAISPVQGGASPVKRAHDVVQARLAIADDPNGNQDDITPMELAIAATFIEELFADIDFNNPDPDEIARDQAILDEFGSGLDLRAAIDDVRRADLMLATMIDFPVYGLDGRVVDIVDGVTTDGTPVQMWDHTGAGNQQWRMAGGRTAIVNPLSNKCLQATPAPTTTPDGLYPNGSEVRIAECWFNTGQIEQTRQVWLVDDAVTNGSPEGGRIVNLAAGKCLDVTDNVSANGIRLQLWDCTDDGPNQKWNFPPLR, encoded by the coding sequence ATGAAACTTGTACCAGTTCGTCCACCGTTCATCGTCGGGGTTGCTGCAGTCGTCGGGGTTGCACTTATAGGCAACGGGTTCAACTCGTTGGCGCAGAGCCCCACCATCTCCACGGCACCGCAGATACGGCTCGTGGGGATAGCCGACGATTTGTTCCCAGGGATCAGCCAGGCCGCCATCGACGCCGCCGACGAAGGAAACAGGACCGGTGACGCCAGATTGGCTGCCTCCAATCAAGTCCTCAACTTGGTCGGCGGGTTGGTCGGCGTTCCGCCCTCGGAGGTCACCGAGGAGGACGCCATCTCACCAGTTCAGGGCGGAGCTTCTCCCGTCAAGAGAGCCCACGACGTGGTGCAGGCGAGGCTAGCCATCGCCGACGACCCGAACGGCAACCAAGACGACATCACTCCCATGGAGCTCGCCATCGCGGCGACTTTCATCGAGGAGCTCTTCGCCGACATCGACTTCAACAACCCTGACCCCGACGAAATAGCCCGCGATCAGGCTATTCTCGACGAATTCGGATCCGGCCTCGACCTACGGGCTGCGATTGACGACGTACGGCGTGCCGATCTGATGCTCGCGACCATGATCGATTTTCCGGTGTACGGGCTTGACGGCCGGGTGGTGGACATCGTCGACGGCGTAACTACCGACGGCACTCCTGTGCAGATGTGGGACCACACCGGGGCCGGGAATCAGCAGTGGAGGATGGCCGGTGGTCGGACGGCGATCGTCAACCCGCTCAGCAACAAATGCTTGCAGGCCACTCCGGCTCCGACCACGACACCCGATGGTCTCTACCCCAACGGCAGCGAAGTAAGGATCGCCGAATGCTGGTTCAACACGGGTCAGATAGAGCAGACGCGGCAGGTGTGGCTTGTCGATGATGCGGTCACCAACGGCAGCCCGGAAGGTGGTCGAATAGTCAACTTGGCGGCCGGGAAGTGCTTGGATGTGACCGACAATGTATCTGCCAACGGCATCCGACTTCAGTTGTGGGACTGCACCGACGACGGCCCAAACCAGAAATGGAACTTCCCTCCCTTGAGGTGA
- a CDS encoding M15 family metallopeptidase has product MPRISRGGRTLLRLLTVATALVVSACQAPTATAPSEPTAPTAPTDFVSLHDFDPTILQEIRYYTPHNFTGSPVDGYRQPMCILTREAAEALERAQQEFLTQGYSLKVYDCYRPQRAVDNFVAWAEDLSDQRMKAEFYPRVDKANLFRDGYIDERSGHSRGSTADMTLVKLPAESTRPYVPGEPLTDCAAPREERFPDNSIDMGTGFDCFDTLAHTLDPRIQGEQLNNRLLLKDGLEKQGFVNLPVEWWHFTYQPEPFPDTYFDFPIDQASLS; this is encoded by the coding sequence ATGCCAAGGATTTCGCGTGGAGGCCGCACCCTATTGCGTCTTCTGACTGTCGCCACAGCGCTCGTCGTCTCCGCTTGCCAGGCGCCCACCGCCACCGCACCGTCGGAACCCACGGCACCCACTGCACCCACGGACTTCGTGTCACTGCACGACTTCGATCCAACGATCCTGCAAGAGATCCGCTACTACACGCCGCACAACTTCACCGGTAGCCCTGTCGACGGCTACAGGCAGCCGATGTGCATCCTTACACGTGAGGCAGCCGAGGCGCTCGAAAGAGCGCAGCAGGAGTTCCTCACGCAGGGGTACTCGTTGAAGGTATACGACTGCTACCGACCACAGCGGGCTGTCGACAACTTCGTAGCCTGGGCCGAGGATCTCTCAGATCAGCGGATGAAGGCCGAATTCTATCCCCGCGTCGACAAGGCAAACCTGTTCCGCGACGGGTACATCGACGAGCGCTCCGGACACAGCCGCGGGAGCACCGCCGACATGACACTCGTGAAACTCCCCGCCGAATCGACTCGACCCTACGTTCCCGGGGAGCCTCTGACTGATTGCGCGGCACCGCGTGAGGAACGCTTTCCCGACAACTCCATCGACATGGGAACCGGGTTCGACTGTTTCGACACTCTTGCCCACACCCTCGATCCGCGCATCCAGGGCGAGCAACTGAACAACCGGCTATTACTGAAAGATGGCCTCGAGAAGCAAGGCTTCGTCAACTTGCCAGTCGAATGGTGGCACTTCACCTATCAACCGGAGCCTTTCCCCGACACCTACTTCGACTTTCCCATCGACCAGGCTTCACTCAGCTGA